In Mycobacteriales bacterium, the sequence GAGCCGCCCTCGCGCAGCGGCGTGACGTACCGCGTGGCGACGACGCAGCGGAGCGGGTCGACGGCCACGGCGCCATCGTGCCAGGGTGCGCGCATGACACAGCGCTACGAGTACCTCGTCATCAGCATCCGCGAAGGCCTCATCGGCGGAAGCGTGAAGCCGGGCAAGGTGCAGGACGCCCTCAACGAGCGGGCGCGGGAGGGGTGGCAGCTCAAGATGCTGACCGCTGCGGACGTGAAGGGGCGCCTCGGACCAGGGGCCACCGAGGGTCTGCTCGCGACCTTCGAGCGGCCCGTCGGGTAGGTGCGCCTGGCCCTGGCGGGACCCACGCGTGGCACTGCTCCCGGCTGCTCGTGCTCTCTCCCGGCTGCTGCAACCGCCTCGATGCGCAGCACCATGCAGGAGCACGCGGCTGCCAGCGTCGCGCTGCGCGTCCTGCGTCACGGCCGCCAGCCAGGCCCCTTCAACGCGGTCCGGCGCATGCGCCGTACCCGTCACAGAACCGCGACTACCGTGCGCCCCGCCAAGATCTTCACGCCTGGTGATCTATTGGTTGCTGGATCGGCAGCGGACACGCCGGCGCGTCTGCTGCGAATCCAGCATCCAGAAGATCAACTGCCGACGAGCCGCCGCACGAGAGGTGCGATTCTGCGACGTCCCGATCGAGGTTCGGCTTGTGAAGCCCTGCCTCCGACGCCGCAGAGCCGCACTAGCGTCCGGGGCGTGCTGATTCGCAGGAAGGCCAAGGAGGACCAGGCGCAGTGCCTTGACCTGTTGATGCAGGTGCATGAGTCCGACGGCTACCCGCTGTACCTCCCCGAAGGCGTCCCGGCGTTCATCACGCCTGAGTACGAGATGGAGGCCTGGGTAGCTGAGCGCGACGGCCGCGTCGTCGGCCACGTCGCTCTCCATCACGTCTCCGTGAACCCGACACTCGCCGCTGCTCAGCAGGCCACCGGACTACCGGCCGACCGGCTCGCAGTCGTCTCTCGGCTGTTCACCGATCCCGCCCTGCGCCGCGCCGGTATCGGACGAGCGCTCCTGCGCTACGCGAGCGGGCAGGCGGCGTCACGGGGCCAACGCGCTGTACTCGACGTTGGCAAGACGCTGATGGCGCCAGTGGCGCTCTACGAGTCCGAAGGTTGGAAGCGGGTCAACACCCTCGCGCTCCGCGTCGCTGACAAAGCCGTTATTGACCTGTGGGTCTACGTCAGCCCGGAGGCCTCGGACGCATAGCCGCCTCGGATGTGGCACAACATCGCAGAACCGCCAGTACCGTGCGGTTGCTGAGGTCAGCGGCGACGGTGCCGCCGAACCTGATCAAGATTCTCGGAACATCCACAGGACCCTGGC encodes:
- a CDS encoding DUF4177 domain-containing protein, yielding MTQRYEYLVISIREGLIGGSVKPGKVQDALNERAREGWQLKMLTAADVKGRLGPGATEGLLATFERPVG
- a CDS encoding GNAT family N-acetyltransferase; the encoded protein is MRSTMQEHAAASVALRVLRHGRQPGPFNAVRRMRRTRHRTATTVRPAKIFTPGDLLVAGSAADTPARLLRIQHPEDQLPTSRRTRGAILRRPDRGSACEALPPTPQSRTSVRGVLIRRKAKEDQAQCLDLLMQVHESDGYPLYLPEGVPAFITPEYEMEAWVAERDGRVVGHVALHHVSVNPTLAAAQQATGLPADRLAVVSRLFTDPALRRAGIGRALLRYASGQAASRGQRAVLDVGKTLMAPVALYESEGWKRVNTLALRVADKAVIDLWVYVSPEASDA